From a region of the Coffea arabica cultivar ET-39 chromosome 3e, Coffea Arabica ET-39 HiFi, whole genome shotgun sequence genome:
- the LOC113735209 gene encoding serine/threonine-protein phosphatase 7 long form homolog isoform X2: protein MEEHEQTHGNLPELALGLASSEGPVLSLQAEHRSSDIEKGKDLAPLTCRRADRQFWKMKPLDARVLLHLAQAGFYGVYCIGQLPLDHSLITALVERWREETHTFHFPVGECTITLQDVAILLGLPIDGDPITSPESSKKMQEWQALCQELLGVTPPPKDFNGNRLRLRCLNERFKSLPSDADDTVILCHARAHILRMIGGLLFPDKSQSKVKLMYLPFLRDLEACGKLSWGSAVLACLYREMCRASKSKAKEIGGPLILLQLWAWERLLPFRLEKKLPRLKPPYTEDESNGSDLVAVEDVEAHVISERDHDLSGKPLGSRWRERFRHKKGVAHNLELYRNQLDRLKEGEFIWRPYNPEVTAQLPSYCLSGQAIWHTVSPLICFSIVEWHLPNRVMRQFGLKQMKPPNCDTRRDLHRTDMRGREGYDFEKLHLHHVLLWRDRNQHIIQGEPFDGIMADDDPYLVWYREITRLRIGNPSQKQEERYVEKEDIIKSIAETIVSIYKKSDGTIKEFNEDLGLQSLVQIRRMCINSLETMQKHPGPAGHLASEIVVSRSTPAPSSSHMPPRKRHRGLVAPRSPRKSRKKNVNKASPITPTDITLHPLPDAASISVHSPLSVLATSAVGLSRDPPAMPVDPPSPSMRIYSPSPSMPIDPPSPSVPIDPPGPSVPIDPPSLSVPNDPPCPSISIDPPSPSVPNDPRSPPVLCLSKNTSSLPVVFGELSSSVLPLPHSCPPLPLSWPSSGLLTREWIMDLEIALDWSSRNMPPEQFSSVVPEEVFNQLVLSASTIMSKEPNCLRIDGELGLSPGSRVVVVGDLHGQLHDLLFLLRDAKYPDDDRFFIFNGNYVDIGAWGLETFLILLAWKVLFPNKVHLLRGNHETKLCSSKHGFKQEILVKYGTKGKDVYQKCLSCFIKLPLSSVIAGKTYVTHGGLFRSITKGKKSKTSVDDLKEIGSLEDLSKIRRFVLDPPLNGKNAIIGDILWSAPSMSPGFSKTNQQSFGLLWGPDCTDEFLKNSNLKLIIRGHEGPDVRKDQLGLGGIDEGYTIDHDVEAGRLITVFSAPDYPQFQAKEARYLNKGAYVVLDHPDFDAPSVRIFEAVTPRPKANAYYDYKNVAGSSEEGNLASSSHEDLDLAGGSDEEINCPH from the exons ATGGAGGAACATGAGCAGACCCATGGTAATCTGCCAGAATTGGCACTGGGACTGGCATCAAGTGAGGGTCCTGTACTCAGTTTGCAGGCTGAGCATCGATCTAGTGACATAGAGAAAGGAAAG GATTTGGCACCACTAACATGTAGACGAGCTGATAGGCAGTTTTGGAAAATGAAGCCTTTGGATGCGCGTGTGCTTCTTCATCTTGCACAAGCAGGATTTTATGGTGTATATTGCATTGGGCAATTACCATTAGATCACTCGCTTATCACCGCACTAGTTGAAAGATGGAGAGAGGAGACACACACATTCCATTTTCCAGTTGGAGAGTGCACAATCACATTACAGGATGTTGCAATTCTTTTAGGACTGCCTATAGATGGTGATCCAATCACTTCACCAGAGTCTTCCAAGAAGATGCAGGAATGGCAGGCTCTGTGCCAGGAGTTATTAGGAGTCACTCCTCCACCTAAAGATTTTAATGGTAATCGACTTAGGCTTCGTTGTCTCAATGAAAGGTTTAAGAGCCTTCCATCAGATGCTGATGACACTGTAATTTTATGCCATGCGAGAGCTCATATTTTGCGTATGATCGGTGGGTTATTGTTCCCTGACAAATCTCAGTCTAAGGTAAAACTCATGTATCTACCATTCCTCAGAGATTTAGAGGCATGTGGGAAACTCAGCTGGGGGAGTGCTGTATTAGCTTGCTTATATCGTGAAATGTGTCGAGCTAGTAAGTCTAAAGCCAAGGAGATTGGTGGTCCCCTCATTTTGTTGCAG ttatGGGCATGGGAAAGGCTTTTGCCATTTCGTTTGGAGAAAAAACTTCCAAGATTGAAGCCACCATATACTGAAGATGAGTCGAATGGCTCTGATCTTGTTGCTGTGGAGGATGTTGAAGCTCATGTTATCAGTGAAAGAGACCATGATTTATCTGGGAAACCTTTAGGGAGTAG GTGGAGAGAGAGATTCAGGCATAAAAAAGGTGTTGCACACAATCTGGAGCTTTACAGAAACCAGCTAGATAGGCTAAAGGAGGGTGAG TTTATATGGAGACCTTACAATCCTGAAGTTACAGCACAATTGCCATCGTATTGTTTGTCTGGTCAAGCAATTTGGCATACAGTGTCACCACTTATATGTTTTAGTATAGTGGAGTGGCATCTTCCAAACCGAGTAATGCGTCAGTTTGGGCTTAAGCAGATGAAGCCACCTAATTGTGATACTCGCAGGGACCTTCATCGGACTGACATGCGTGGAAGGGAAGGTTATGACTTTGAAAAACTTCATTTGCACCATGTTTTGCTCTGGAGAGATCGTAATCAGCATATCATTCAGGGAGAGCCATTTGACGGAATAATGGCTGATGATGATCCTTATCTTGTGTGGTATCGTGAGATTACTCGCTTAAGGATTGGGAATCCAAGTCAGAAGCAAGAGGAAAGATATGTTGAGAAGGAAGACATAATCAAGTCAATA gcAGAGACAATTGTGAGCATCTATAAGAAAAGCGATGGGACCATCAAGGAATTTAATGAGGATTTGGGGTTACAATCACTTGTACAAATTCGAAGGATGTGCATCAATTCACTGGAGACAATGCAGAAGCACCCTGGTCCAGCTGGACATCTTGCATCTGAGATCGTAGTATCAAGGTCAACACCAGCTCCCTCTTCTTCACATATGCCTCCCCGCAAGAGACACAGAGGCCTTGTTGCTCCAAGATCTCCAAGGAAATCGAGGAAGAAAAATGTTAATAAAGCTTCACCAATTACACCTACTGATATAACTTTGCATCCATTACCAGATGCTGCATCAATTTCAGTTCACTCACCACTTAGTGTTCTAGCAACCTCAGCAGTAGGATTGTCACGGGATCCTCCAGCAATGCCTGTTGATCCTCCATCCCCATCAATGCGTATTTATTCTCCATCTCCATCAATGCCTATTGATCCTCCATCCCCATCAGTGCCTATTGATCCTCCTGGCCCCTCAGTGCCTATTGATCCTCCTTCCCTCTCAGTGCCTAATGATCCTCCTTGTCCCTCAATTTCTATTGATCCTCCATCTCCGTCTGTGCCTAATGATCCTCGATCCCCACCAGTCCTTTGCCTTTCAAAAAATACGTCAAGCTTACCAGTTGTATTTGGAGAACTTTCCTCCTCAGTTTTACCTCTTCCACATTCTTGTCCACCTCTTCCCCTATCATGGCCTTCTAGTGGTCTTTTAACTCGTGAATGGATCATGGATTTGGAGATTGCTCTTGATTGGTCCTCTAGGAACATGCCTCCTGAACAATTTTCCTCTGTGGTTCCTGAAGAGGTATTCAATCAATTGGTTTTATCAGCATCAACTATCATGTCTAAAGAGCCCAACTGCCTGAGAATAGATGGTGAATTGGGATTGAGCCCAGGATCTAGGGTTGTAGTGGTTGGAGATTTGCATGGACAGCTGCATGATCTGCTATTCTTGTTAAGAGATGCTAAATACCCTGATGATGATAGATTCTTTATATTCAATGGGAATTACGTGGACATAGGAGCTTGGGGACTCGAAACCTTTCTTATCTTGTTGGCTTGGAAG GTCCTTTTCCCCAACAAGGTACACCTTCTACGTGGTAATCATGAGACCAAACTTTGTTCTAGCAAGCACGGGTTCAAACAGGAAATTTTGGTTAAATATGGGACAAAAGGAAAAGATGTGTACCAAAAATGTTTGAGTTGCTTTATAAAGCTTCCTCTTTCTTCTGTCATAGCTGGTAAAACATATGTTACACATGGAGGACTCTTTCGTAGCATCACTAAAGGAAAGAAGAGTAAAACTTCAGTAGATGACCTGAAGGAGATTGGCTCTTTAGAGGACCTATCGAAAATAAGAAGATTCGTCCTAGATCCTCCTTTAAATGGTAAGAACGCAATTATTGGTGATATATTGTGGTCTGCCCCGTCAATGAGCCCTGGATTTTCCAAGACTAATCAACAATCTTTTGGCCTCTTGTGGGGCCCGGATTGTACGGATGAGTTTTTAAAGAACTCAAATTTGAAG TTAATTATCAGGGGACATGAAGGTCCTGATGTAAGAAAAGACCAGCTTGGCCTTGGAGGAATAGATGAAGGGTACACCATTGATCATGATGTGGAAGCTGGAAGACTAATTACAGTATTTAGTGCCCCAGATTATCCACAGTTCCAG GCGAAAGAGGCCAGGTACCTGAATAAGGGAGCATATGTTGTTTTGGACCACCCTGATTTTGATGCTCCCTCTGTACGGATATTTGAAGCAGTCACTCCAAGACCCAAG GCAAATGCTTACTATGATTACAAAAATGTCGCTGGTTCAAGTGAGGAAGGGAATTTAGCAAGTAGCTCGCATGAAGATTTGGACTTGGCTGGTGGTTctgatgaagaaataaattgccCTCATTAA
- the LOC113735209 gene encoding serine/threonine-protein phosphatase 7 long form homolog isoform X1, which translates to MEEHEQTHGNLPELALGLASSEGPVLSLQAEHRSSDIEKGKDLAPLTCRRADRQFWKMKPLDARVLLHLAQAGFYGVYCIGQLPLDHSLITALVERWREETHTFHFPVGECTITLQDVAILLGLPIDGDPITSPESSKKMQEWQALCQELLGVTPPPKDFNGNRLRLRCLNERFKSLPSDADDTVILCHARAHILRMIGGLLFPDKSQSKVKLMYLPFLRDLEACGKLSWGSAVLACLYREMCRASKSKAKEIGGPLILLQLWAWERLLPFRLEKKLPRLKPPYTEDESNGSDLVAVEDVEAHVISERDHDLSGKPLGSRWRERFRHKKGVAHNLELYRNQLDRLKEGEFIWRPYNPEVTAQLPSYCLSGQAIWHTVSPLICFSIVEWHLPNRVMRQFGLKQMKPPNCDTRRDLHRTDMRGREGYDFEKLHLHHVLLWRDRNQHIIQGEPFDGIMADDDPYLVWYREITRLRIGNPSQKQEERYVEKEDIIKSIAETIVSIYKKSDGTIKEFNEDLGLQSLVQIRRMCINSLETMQKHPGPAGHLASEIVVSRSTPAPSSSHMPPRKRHRGLVAPRSPRKSRKKNVNKASPITPTDITLHPLPDAASISVHSPLSVLATSAVGLSRDPPAMPVDPPSPSMRIYSPSPSMPIDPPSPSVPIDPPGPSVPIDPPSLSVPNDPPCPSISIDPPSPSVPNDPRSPPVLCLSKNTSSLPVVFGELSSSVLPLPHSCPPLPLSWPSSGLLTREWIMDLEIALDWSSRNMPPEQFSSVVPEEVFNQLVLSASTIMSKEPNCLRIDGELGLSPGSRVVVVGDLHGQLHDLLFLLRDAKYPDDDRFFIFNGNYVDIGAWGLETFLILLAWKVLFPNKVHLLRGNHETKLCSSKHGFKQEILVKYGTKGKDVYQKCLSCFIKLPLSSVIAGKTYVTHGGLFRSITKGKKSKTSVDDLKEIGSLEDLSKIRRFVLDPPLNGKNAIIGDILWSAPSMSPGFSKTNQQSFGLLWGPDCTDEFLKNSNLKLIIRGHEGPDVRKDQLGLGGIDEGYTIDHDVEAGRLITVFSAPDYPQFQQAKEARYLNKGAYVVLDHPDFDAPSVRIFEAVTPRPKANAYYDYKNVAGSSEEGNLASSSHEDLDLAGGSDEEINCPH; encoded by the exons ATGGAGGAACATGAGCAGACCCATGGTAATCTGCCAGAATTGGCACTGGGACTGGCATCAAGTGAGGGTCCTGTACTCAGTTTGCAGGCTGAGCATCGATCTAGTGACATAGAGAAAGGAAAG GATTTGGCACCACTAACATGTAGACGAGCTGATAGGCAGTTTTGGAAAATGAAGCCTTTGGATGCGCGTGTGCTTCTTCATCTTGCACAAGCAGGATTTTATGGTGTATATTGCATTGGGCAATTACCATTAGATCACTCGCTTATCACCGCACTAGTTGAAAGATGGAGAGAGGAGACACACACATTCCATTTTCCAGTTGGAGAGTGCACAATCACATTACAGGATGTTGCAATTCTTTTAGGACTGCCTATAGATGGTGATCCAATCACTTCACCAGAGTCTTCCAAGAAGATGCAGGAATGGCAGGCTCTGTGCCAGGAGTTATTAGGAGTCACTCCTCCACCTAAAGATTTTAATGGTAATCGACTTAGGCTTCGTTGTCTCAATGAAAGGTTTAAGAGCCTTCCATCAGATGCTGATGACACTGTAATTTTATGCCATGCGAGAGCTCATATTTTGCGTATGATCGGTGGGTTATTGTTCCCTGACAAATCTCAGTCTAAGGTAAAACTCATGTATCTACCATTCCTCAGAGATTTAGAGGCATGTGGGAAACTCAGCTGGGGGAGTGCTGTATTAGCTTGCTTATATCGTGAAATGTGTCGAGCTAGTAAGTCTAAAGCCAAGGAGATTGGTGGTCCCCTCATTTTGTTGCAG ttatGGGCATGGGAAAGGCTTTTGCCATTTCGTTTGGAGAAAAAACTTCCAAGATTGAAGCCACCATATACTGAAGATGAGTCGAATGGCTCTGATCTTGTTGCTGTGGAGGATGTTGAAGCTCATGTTATCAGTGAAAGAGACCATGATTTATCTGGGAAACCTTTAGGGAGTAG GTGGAGAGAGAGATTCAGGCATAAAAAAGGTGTTGCACACAATCTGGAGCTTTACAGAAACCAGCTAGATAGGCTAAAGGAGGGTGAG TTTATATGGAGACCTTACAATCCTGAAGTTACAGCACAATTGCCATCGTATTGTTTGTCTGGTCAAGCAATTTGGCATACAGTGTCACCACTTATATGTTTTAGTATAGTGGAGTGGCATCTTCCAAACCGAGTAATGCGTCAGTTTGGGCTTAAGCAGATGAAGCCACCTAATTGTGATACTCGCAGGGACCTTCATCGGACTGACATGCGTGGAAGGGAAGGTTATGACTTTGAAAAACTTCATTTGCACCATGTTTTGCTCTGGAGAGATCGTAATCAGCATATCATTCAGGGAGAGCCATTTGACGGAATAATGGCTGATGATGATCCTTATCTTGTGTGGTATCGTGAGATTACTCGCTTAAGGATTGGGAATCCAAGTCAGAAGCAAGAGGAAAGATATGTTGAGAAGGAAGACATAATCAAGTCAATA gcAGAGACAATTGTGAGCATCTATAAGAAAAGCGATGGGACCATCAAGGAATTTAATGAGGATTTGGGGTTACAATCACTTGTACAAATTCGAAGGATGTGCATCAATTCACTGGAGACAATGCAGAAGCACCCTGGTCCAGCTGGACATCTTGCATCTGAGATCGTAGTATCAAGGTCAACACCAGCTCCCTCTTCTTCACATATGCCTCCCCGCAAGAGACACAGAGGCCTTGTTGCTCCAAGATCTCCAAGGAAATCGAGGAAGAAAAATGTTAATAAAGCTTCACCAATTACACCTACTGATATAACTTTGCATCCATTACCAGATGCTGCATCAATTTCAGTTCACTCACCACTTAGTGTTCTAGCAACCTCAGCAGTAGGATTGTCACGGGATCCTCCAGCAATGCCTGTTGATCCTCCATCCCCATCAATGCGTATTTATTCTCCATCTCCATCAATGCCTATTGATCCTCCATCCCCATCAGTGCCTATTGATCCTCCTGGCCCCTCAGTGCCTATTGATCCTCCTTCCCTCTCAGTGCCTAATGATCCTCCTTGTCCCTCAATTTCTATTGATCCTCCATCTCCGTCTGTGCCTAATGATCCTCGATCCCCACCAGTCCTTTGCCTTTCAAAAAATACGTCAAGCTTACCAGTTGTATTTGGAGAACTTTCCTCCTCAGTTTTACCTCTTCCACATTCTTGTCCACCTCTTCCCCTATCATGGCCTTCTAGTGGTCTTTTAACTCGTGAATGGATCATGGATTTGGAGATTGCTCTTGATTGGTCCTCTAGGAACATGCCTCCTGAACAATTTTCCTCTGTGGTTCCTGAAGAGGTATTCAATCAATTGGTTTTATCAGCATCAACTATCATGTCTAAAGAGCCCAACTGCCTGAGAATAGATGGTGAATTGGGATTGAGCCCAGGATCTAGGGTTGTAGTGGTTGGAGATTTGCATGGACAGCTGCATGATCTGCTATTCTTGTTAAGAGATGCTAAATACCCTGATGATGATAGATTCTTTATATTCAATGGGAATTACGTGGACATAGGAGCTTGGGGACTCGAAACCTTTCTTATCTTGTTGGCTTGGAAG GTCCTTTTCCCCAACAAGGTACACCTTCTACGTGGTAATCATGAGACCAAACTTTGTTCTAGCAAGCACGGGTTCAAACAGGAAATTTTGGTTAAATATGGGACAAAAGGAAAAGATGTGTACCAAAAATGTTTGAGTTGCTTTATAAAGCTTCCTCTTTCTTCTGTCATAGCTGGTAAAACATATGTTACACATGGAGGACTCTTTCGTAGCATCACTAAAGGAAAGAAGAGTAAAACTTCAGTAGATGACCTGAAGGAGATTGGCTCTTTAGAGGACCTATCGAAAATAAGAAGATTCGTCCTAGATCCTCCTTTAAATGGTAAGAACGCAATTATTGGTGATATATTGTGGTCTGCCCCGTCAATGAGCCCTGGATTTTCCAAGACTAATCAACAATCTTTTGGCCTCTTGTGGGGCCCGGATTGTACGGATGAGTTTTTAAAGAACTCAAATTTGAAG TTAATTATCAGGGGACATGAAGGTCCTGATGTAAGAAAAGACCAGCTTGGCCTTGGAGGAATAGATGAAGGGTACACCATTGATCATGATGTGGAAGCTGGAAGACTAATTACAGTATTTAGTGCCCCAGATTATCCACAGTTCCAG CAGGCGAAAGAGGCCAGGTACCTGAATAAGGGAGCATATGTTGTTTTGGACCACCCTGATTTTGATGCTCCCTCTGTACGGATATTTGAAGCAGTCACTCCAAGACCCAAG GCAAATGCTTACTATGATTACAAAAATGTCGCTGGTTCAAGTGAGGAAGGGAATTTAGCAAGTAGCTCGCATGAAGATTTGGACTTGGCTGGTGGTTctgatgaagaaataaattgccCTCATTAA
- the LOC113735209 gene encoding serine/threonine-protein phosphatase 7 long form homolog isoform X4, which yields MEEHEQTHGNLPELALGLASSEGPVLSLQAEHRSSDIEKGKDLAPLTCRRADRQFWKMKPLDARVLLHLAQAGFYGVYCIGQLPLDHSLITALVERWREETHTFHFPVGECTITLQDVAILLGLPIDGDPITSPESSKKMQEWQALCQELLGVTPPPKDFNGNRLRLRCLNERFKSLPSDADDTVILCHARAHILRMIGGLLFPDKSQSKVKLMYLPFLRDLEACGKLSWGSAVLACLYREMCRASKSKAKEIGGPLILLQLWAWERLLPFRLEKKLPRLKPPYTEDESNGSDLVAVEDVEAHVISERDHDLSGKPLGSRWRERFRHKKGVAHNLELYRNQLDRLKEGEFIWRPYNPEVTAQLPSYCLSGQAIWHTVSPLICFSIVEWHLPNRVMRQFGLKQMKPPNCDTRRDLHRTDMRGREGYDFEKLHLHHVLLWRDRNQHIIQGEPFDGIMADDDPYLVWYREITRLRIGNPSQKQEERYVEKEDIIKSIAETIVSIYKKSDGTIKEFNEDLGLQSLVQIRRMCINSLETMQKHPGPAGHLASEIVVSRSTPAPSSSHMPPRKRHRGLVAPRSPRKSRKKNVNKASPITPTDITLHPLPDAASISVHSPLSVLATSAVGLSRDPPAMPVDPPSPSMRIYSPSPSMPIDPPSPSVPIDPPGPSVPIDPPSLSVPNDPPCPSISIDPPSPSVPNDPRSPPVLCLSKNTSSLPVVFGELSSSVLPLPHSCPPLPLSWPSSGLLTREWIMDLEIALDWSSRNMPPEQFSSVVPEEVFNQLVLSASTIMSKEPNCLRIDGELGLSPGSRVVVVGDLHGQLHDLLFLLRDAKYPDDDRFFIFNGNYVDIGAWGLETFLILLAWKVLFPNKVHLLRGNHETKLCSSKHGFKQEILVKYGTKGKDVYQKCLSCFIKLPLSSVIAGKTYVTHGGLFRSITKGKKSKTSVDDLKEIGSLEDLSKIRRFVLDPPLNGKNAIIGDILWSAPSMSPGFSKTNQQSFGLLWGPDCTDEFLKNSNLKLIIRGHEGPDVRKDQLGLGGIDEGYTIDHDVEAGRLITVFSAPDYPQFQAKEARYLNKGAYVVLDHPDFDAPSVRIFEAVTPRPKVLLH from the exons ATGGAGGAACATGAGCAGACCCATGGTAATCTGCCAGAATTGGCACTGGGACTGGCATCAAGTGAGGGTCCTGTACTCAGTTTGCAGGCTGAGCATCGATCTAGTGACATAGAGAAAGGAAAG GATTTGGCACCACTAACATGTAGACGAGCTGATAGGCAGTTTTGGAAAATGAAGCCTTTGGATGCGCGTGTGCTTCTTCATCTTGCACAAGCAGGATTTTATGGTGTATATTGCATTGGGCAATTACCATTAGATCACTCGCTTATCACCGCACTAGTTGAAAGATGGAGAGAGGAGACACACACATTCCATTTTCCAGTTGGAGAGTGCACAATCACATTACAGGATGTTGCAATTCTTTTAGGACTGCCTATAGATGGTGATCCAATCACTTCACCAGAGTCTTCCAAGAAGATGCAGGAATGGCAGGCTCTGTGCCAGGAGTTATTAGGAGTCACTCCTCCACCTAAAGATTTTAATGGTAATCGACTTAGGCTTCGTTGTCTCAATGAAAGGTTTAAGAGCCTTCCATCAGATGCTGATGACACTGTAATTTTATGCCATGCGAGAGCTCATATTTTGCGTATGATCGGTGGGTTATTGTTCCCTGACAAATCTCAGTCTAAGGTAAAACTCATGTATCTACCATTCCTCAGAGATTTAGAGGCATGTGGGAAACTCAGCTGGGGGAGTGCTGTATTAGCTTGCTTATATCGTGAAATGTGTCGAGCTAGTAAGTCTAAAGCCAAGGAGATTGGTGGTCCCCTCATTTTGTTGCAG ttatGGGCATGGGAAAGGCTTTTGCCATTTCGTTTGGAGAAAAAACTTCCAAGATTGAAGCCACCATATACTGAAGATGAGTCGAATGGCTCTGATCTTGTTGCTGTGGAGGATGTTGAAGCTCATGTTATCAGTGAAAGAGACCATGATTTATCTGGGAAACCTTTAGGGAGTAG GTGGAGAGAGAGATTCAGGCATAAAAAAGGTGTTGCACACAATCTGGAGCTTTACAGAAACCAGCTAGATAGGCTAAAGGAGGGTGAG TTTATATGGAGACCTTACAATCCTGAAGTTACAGCACAATTGCCATCGTATTGTTTGTCTGGTCAAGCAATTTGGCATACAGTGTCACCACTTATATGTTTTAGTATAGTGGAGTGGCATCTTCCAAACCGAGTAATGCGTCAGTTTGGGCTTAAGCAGATGAAGCCACCTAATTGTGATACTCGCAGGGACCTTCATCGGACTGACATGCGTGGAAGGGAAGGTTATGACTTTGAAAAACTTCATTTGCACCATGTTTTGCTCTGGAGAGATCGTAATCAGCATATCATTCAGGGAGAGCCATTTGACGGAATAATGGCTGATGATGATCCTTATCTTGTGTGGTATCGTGAGATTACTCGCTTAAGGATTGGGAATCCAAGTCAGAAGCAAGAGGAAAGATATGTTGAGAAGGAAGACATAATCAAGTCAATA gcAGAGACAATTGTGAGCATCTATAAGAAAAGCGATGGGACCATCAAGGAATTTAATGAGGATTTGGGGTTACAATCACTTGTACAAATTCGAAGGATGTGCATCAATTCACTGGAGACAATGCAGAAGCACCCTGGTCCAGCTGGACATCTTGCATCTGAGATCGTAGTATCAAGGTCAACACCAGCTCCCTCTTCTTCACATATGCCTCCCCGCAAGAGACACAGAGGCCTTGTTGCTCCAAGATCTCCAAGGAAATCGAGGAAGAAAAATGTTAATAAAGCTTCACCAATTACACCTACTGATATAACTTTGCATCCATTACCAGATGCTGCATCAATTTCAGTTCACTCACCACTTAGTGTTCTAGCAACCTCAGCAGTAGGATTGTCACGGGATCCTCCAGCAATGCCTGTTGATCCTCCATCCCCATCAATGCGTATTTATTCTCCATCTCCATCAATGCCTATTGATCCTCCATCCCCATCAGTGCCTATTGATCCTCCTGGCCCCTCAGTGCCTATTGATCCTCCTTCCCTCTCAGTGCCTAATGATCCTCCTTGTCCCTCAATTTCTATTGATCCTCCATCTCCGTCTGTGCCTAATGATCCTCGATCCCCACCAGTCCTTTGCCTTTCAAAAAATACGTCAAGCTTACCAGTTGTATTTGGAGAACTTTCCTCCTCAGTTTTACCTCTTCCACATTCTTGTCCACCTCTTCCCCTATCATGGCCTTCTAGTGGTCTTTTAACTCGTGAATGGATCATGGATTTGGAGATTGCTCTTGATTGGTCCTCTAGGAACATGCCTCCTGAACAATTTTCCTCTGTGGTTCCTGAAGAGGTATTCAATCAATTGGTTTTATCAGCATCAACTATCATGTCTAAAGAGCCCAACTGCCTGAGAATAGATGGTGAATTGGGATTGAGCCCAGGATCTAGGGTTGTAGTGGTTGGAGATTTGCATGGACAGCTGCATGATCTGCTATTCTTGTTAAGAGATGCTAAATACCCTGATGATGATAGATTCTTTATATTCAATGGGAATTACGTGGACATAGGAGCTTGGGGACTCGAAACCTTTCTTATCTTGTTGGCTTGGAAG GTCCTTTTCCCCAACAAGGTACACCTTCTACGTGGTAATCATGAGACCAAACTTTGTTCTAGCAAGCACGGGTTCAAACAGGAAATTTTGGTTAAATATGGGACAAAAGGAAAAGATGTGTACCAAAAATGTTTGAGTTGCTTTATAAAGCTTCCTCTTTCTTCTGTCATAGCTGGTAAAACATATGTTACACATGGAGGACTCTTTCGTAGCATCACTAAAGGAAAGAAGAGTAAAACTTCAGTAGATGACCTGAAGGAGATTGGCTCTTTAGAGGACCTATCGAAAATAAGAAGATTCGTCCTAGATCCTCCTTTAAATGGTAAGAACGCAATTATTGGTGATATATTGTGGTCTGCCCCGTCAATGAGCCCTGGATTTTCCAAGACTAATCAACAATCTTTTGGCCTCTTGTGGGGCCCGGATTGTACGGATGAGTTTTTAAAGAACTCAAATTTGAAG TTAATTATCAGGGGACATGAAGGTCCTGATGTAAGAAAAGACCAGCTTGGCCTTGGAGGAATAGATGAAGGGTACACCATTGATCATGATGTGGAAGCTGGAAGACTAATTACAGTATTTAGTGCCCCAGATTATCCACAGTTCCAG GCGAAAGAGGCCAGGTACCTGAATAAGGGAGCATATGTTGTTTTGGACCACCCTGATTTTGATGCTCCCTCTGTACGGATATTTGAAGCAGTCACTCCAAGACCCAAG GTTCTACTTCACTGA